One genomic region from Chthonomonas calidirosea T49 encodes:
- a CDS encoding HDOD domain-containing protein has protein sequence MPPEIKSVRIDRNVFQQTLEKKLSDLPPLPAVVSKILQTVNDPNSSAEELNRLISMDQGLASKILRIVNSAYYGFPKRISTLTHAVVILGYNTVRNLVLGVSAFGQLNHKSMPYGLNRTAFWEHSVAAAVASCIIAQQRLPRTRNAKEESFIGGLLHDIGALYLDSYFPVQYAVTMAFAAREKKTSDEAESMVLGIDHLTVGRRIAEHWNFPSHLVAMIGEHHRPSLRSENFDLVAAVHAGDILAWECGYVASEHTQPHALHPDVQEWLNCTPEQWEQMKAQTKQLFEASTALLQVMKENR, from the coding sequence ATGCCGCCTGAAATTAAATCCGTACGTATTGATCGCAACGTCTTTCAACAGACACTGGAGAAAAAACTCTCCGATCTGCCGCCCCTGCCGGCGGTAGTCAGCAAGATTCTACAAACTGTAAACGATCCGAATTCGTCGGCCGAGGAGCTGAACCGGCTCATCTCTATGGATCAGGGGTTGGCTTCGAAGATTCTGCGCATTGTGAATTCGGCCTACTACGGTTTTCCGAAACGGATCAGCACGCTAACCCACGCCGTAGTCATTTTGGGTTATAACACGGTGCGGAACCTGGTGCTAGGCGTTTCCGCCTTTGGACAACTCAATCATAAATCTATGCCCTATGGCCTAAACCGTACAGCCTTTTGGGAGCATTCGGTCGCCGCTGCGGTGGCCTCCTGTATTATAGCTCAACAACGTCTGCCCCGCACGCGCAACGCCAAGGAAGAGAGCTTCATCGGCGGATTGCTACACGACATTGGGGCGCTGTATTTGGACAGCTATTTTCCCGTTCAGTATGCAGTTACCATGGCCTTTGCCGCTAGGGAGAAGAAGACCTCGGACGAGGCGGAGAGCATGGTCTTAGGGATTGACCATCTCACGGTCGGACGTCGCATTGCCGAGCACTGGAACTTTCCATCACACCTCGTGGCCATGATCGGTGAGCACCACCGTCCCTCCCTGAGAAGTGAGAACTTCGATCTCGTGGCGGCGGTACATGCCGGCGATATTTTGGCTTGGGAGTGCGGCTATGTGGCTTCAGAACATACGCAGCCCCATGCCCTCCACCCCGATGTGCAGGAATGGCTTAACTGCACCCCCGAGCAGTGGGAGCAGATGAAAGCTCAAACGAAGCAGCTTTTCGAGGCCAGCACTGCCCTTCTACAGGTAATGAAAGAGAATCGCTAG
- a CDS encoding Mrp/NBP35 family ATP-binding protein codes for MAEISKEQILEALRAVEDPDLHRDIVTLGFVKDVRVCGGNVALRIELTTPACPVKDMLKLQVEKQVRALPGVEQVNIEMTAQVRSRPNPGELIPKVRHVIAVASGKGGVGKSTVAANIAIALAKTGAKVGLLDADIYGPSLPTMMGVRQRPLMKETPAGPKIVPVQAHGVLVMSLGFLLEPDKAVVWRGPMVASAVRQMLGDVLWGEQDYLVVDLPPGTGDAPLSLAQLVPLSGVLVVMTPQLVAQEIANKSVAMFRMLSQNRERPIPILGVVENMSGGPFGSGGAEVAAKQLGVPFLGRIPLDAAICAGGDSGVPVVIGAPESEAACAFYKIASSLAAQVSILQYAQDIEAATGDRTDSQQSMTTET; via the coding sequence ATGGCTGAAATAAGTAAAGAGCAGATCTTAGAGGCGTTACGCGCAGTGGAAGACCCCGATCTCCACCGAGACATCGTGACGCTTGGCTTTGTGAAAGACGTTCGGGTATGCGGCGGAAATGTTGCCCTTCGCATTGAGCTAACGACACCGGCTTGTCCGGTAAAAGACATGTTGAAGTTGCAGGTTGAAAAGCAGGTGCGTGCCCTCCCCGGTGTCGAGCAAGTGAACATCGAGATGACAGCCCAAGTGCGCTCTCGCCCCAACCCCGGAGAGCTTATTCCCAAAGTACGCCACGTGATCGCTGTAGCCAGCGGTAAAGGGGGGGTAGGCAAGAGCACCGTGGCCGCCAACATCGCCATCGCACTCGCCAAGACCGGTGCGAAAGTGGGTTTGCTCGACGCCGACATCTACGGTCCCTCTTTGCCAACCATGATGGGTGTGCGACAACGTCCCCTGATGAAAGAGACGCCGGCAGGTCCCAAGATCGTGCCTGTGCAAGCGCATGGCGTTTTGGTGATGTCGCTCGGCTTTCTCTTGGAGCCAGATAAGGCGGTAGTGTGGCGCGGGCCGATGGTGGCCAGCGCGGTGCGGCAGATGCTCGGCGACGTGTTGTGGGGTGAACAAGACTACCTCGTTGTAGACCTTCCGCCCGGAACAGGCGATGCTCCGTTGAGTTTGGCGCAGCTCGTCCCTTTATCCGGTGTGCTTGTGGTCATGACCCCTCAATTGGTGGCACAAGAGATCGCCAACAAAAGCGTAGCCATGTTCCGCATGCTTTCTCAAAATCGCGAACGACCTATCCCCATTCTTGGAGTCGTAGAGAACATGAGCGGTGGGCCTTTTGGCTCGGGCGGTGCTGAAGTGGCAGCCAAACAGCTCGGAGTTCCCTTCCTCGGCCGTATTCCGCTCGATGCTGCTATCTGTGCCGGCGGCGATTCGGGCGTGCCGGTGGTCATCGGTGCCCCCGAATCGGAAGCGGCCTGCGCCTTCTATAAAATCGCCTCCTCTTTGGCCGCGCAGGTTAGCATTCTGCAGTATGCCCAAGACATTGAAGCGGCCACTGGTGACCGCACAGATTCGCAGCAGAGCATGACAACCGAAACATAG
- a CDS encoding DUF951 domain-containing protein, protein MPECIPIKVGMTVQLRKKHPCGGDLWTVTYVGADIAAVCMRCRRRVMLPREEFERRIRKVLSPDEDASVRGKGQ, encoded by the coding sequence ATGCCCGAATGCATTCCTATTAAGGTGGGTATGACCGTTCAACTGCGGAAAAAACATCCCTGCGGAGGCGATCTGTGGACGGTAACATACGTGGGGGCCGATATCGCCGCCGTCTGCATGCGCTGTAGGCGACGTGTGATGCTGCCGCGCGAGGAGTTCGAACGGCGTATTCGGAAGGTGCTCAGCCCCGATGAGGATGCGTCGGTGAGAGGGAAGGGACAATGA
- a CDS encoding class I SAM-dependent DNA methyltransferase: MSKQSAFQPLAPLYDTLMQGVPYEEWARYLQRLLQERQAHPKRALDLACGTGNVAEQLHAMGMEVVGVDISPAMIEEAKRKAAQRQLPIRYYVQDAAELDLPEAPFELCVSLFDSLNYIIEPKRLAQAFQRVANHLAAGGLFIFDLNTEYALENRFFDQNNLGSDEPLLYDWRSTYFPEKRLCRVDMHFIWRAPDGSQKVFEEVHWQYAYREQEVRAFLTQAGFDQIAVYHAYTLRPPAPYSDRLFYVARRPATSKPSRE; encoded by the coding sequence ATGAGTAAACAGAGCGCCTTCCAGCCGCTTGCCCCTCTTTACGATACCCTTATGCAAGGGGTACCCTATGAAGAGTGGGCACGCTATCTGCAACGGCTCCTTCAAGAGCGCCAAGCACACCCGAAGCGGGCCCTCGACCTCGCTTGCGGCACGGGCAATGTCGCCGAGCAGCTCCACGCGATGGGGATGGAGGTAGTCGGGGTAGATATTAGCCCTGCGATGATCGAGGAGGCAAAGCGTAAGGCCGCACAGCGTCAACTCCCCATTCGCTACTATGTACAGGATGCCGCTGAGCTTGATCTTCCCGAGGCCCCCTTCGAGCTCTGTGTGAGCCTTTTTGATAGTCTTAACTACATTATTGAACCGAAACGTCTTGCACAGGCCTTTCAACGGGTGGCAAACCACCTGGCTGCGGGAGGGCTGTTTATTTTTGACCTTAACACCGAATATGCGTTAGAGAATCGTTTTTTCGATCAGAACAATCTCGGAAGCGATGAACCGCTGCTCTATGATTGGCGAAGTACCTACTTCCCCGAAAAGAGGCTCTGCCGGGTGGATATGCATTTCATCTGGCGAGCGCCCGATGGCTCTCAGAAAGTCTTCGAGGAGGTACATTGGCAATATGCCTATCGGGAGCAGGAGGTGCGCGCTTTTCTTACTCAAGCCGGTTTTGACCAGATCGCTGTCTATCATGCCTACACATTGCGTCCGCCGGCACCCTACTCCGATAGGCTATTCTATGTCGCTCGCCGACCGGCAACCTCTAAGCCGTCTCGCGAATAA
- a CDS encoding VOC family protein, producing the protein MSDLHFHHIAVEVPHIAEAVEWYKNTLPNVRVLYQDATWAFIEVGGVKIAFVLPSQHPSHIAWRVGDETLEQLAQRFGATIKTHRDGSRSFYLKAPGGFHIEIISMDESSLK; encoded by the coding sequence TTGAGCGATCTACACTTTCATCATATAGCGGTTGAGGTACCCCATATCGCTGAGGCAGTGGAATGGTACAAAAATACTCTGCCCAACGTGCGGGTGCTCTATCAAGATGCAACTTGGGCTTTTATTGAAGTGGGTGGGGTGAAGATAGCTTTTGTTCTTCCCTCCCAACATCCTTCGCATATTGCTTGGCGTGTTGGAGATGAGACGTTGGAGCAACTAGCACAGCGGTTCGGTGCTACCATAAAAACGCACCGTGACGGCTCCCGCAGCTTCTATCTTAAAGCCCCTGGTGGCTTTCACATCGAGATCATCTCTATGGATGAGAGCTCCTTAAAATAG
- a CDS encoding chemotaxis protein CheW, producing the protein MAPTTEAAERELQLVAFRLARETYGIEIAAINEIIRPQEVTHVPRSAEDLKGIINLRGKIVPIVNLRRRLGLPEAEEPAAEARTSASSQRVIVVNYDGSLVGLEVDSVVGVLRLSETLIEKPAEMVETVDSEFVLGVGKHQDELIILLNVEAVLKPSDVSGR; encoded by the coding sequence TTGGCACCTACGACCGAAGCGGCGGAACGCGAGCTGCAACTCGTTGCCTTTCGCCTTGCCAGAGAGACCTACGGCATCGAAATTGCCGCGATCAATGAGATCATTCGGCCTCAAGAGGTTACCCACGTTCCCCGATCGGCCGAAGACTTAAAGGGGATCATCAATCTACGCGGCAAAATTGTGCCGATCGTTAACCTGCGACGTCGTTTAGGGCTCCCCGAAGCGGAAGAGCCAGCGGCGGAAGCAAGGACGTCGGCTTCGAGCCAGCGCGTTATCGTTGTGAACTATGACGGCAGCCTCGTGGGGCTTGAGGTAGATAGCGTCGTGGGGGTTTTGAGACTCTCGGAAACCCTCATCGAGAAGCCTGCCGAGATGGTCGAGACGGTGGATTCAGAGTTTGTTCTAGGCGTCGGAAAGCACCAGGACGAGCTGATCATCCTCCTCAATGTGGAGGCCGTGCTGAAGCCCTCCGATGTCAGCGGACGGTAA
- a CDS encoding aspartate aminotransferase family protein, with amino-acid sequence MTKTKDILALNEEGLLAEVLGYETKEVAKEAHGAEIDTYAGHHLIDFTAGIAVHACGHTHPEIARAISAQTHRVLHVSDTMRHAPQLELADWMRRLLNRLLPGPSPWTFLFMNSGSESIDAAAKLALKVTKRSEFLAFAGAFHGRTLFATALSYSKMAHRTPYMGLLSSLREHIFHLPAPRCQSCFIGQKRACCCLESLEQLLEERKERIAALFFEPLQGEGGYVPLDPRMAQQMQALLRKHHVLLIADEIQTGWGRTGKWFGLEHLGVEPDILVFGKAVGGGLPLAGLAARKTLMDQWEPGEHGTTFGGNPVACAAGLATLRIIEREGLVERAAKLGGAVQQRLRPFVGAYGVADVRGWGLMIGIEFRDAQGQPAYARCEQIKQRAREKGLLLLTCGARIGDPSVDNATLRLIPPLNIPEETLWRGLDILLEVIRETA; translated from the coding sequence ATGACAAAAACGAAAGACATCCTTGCCCTCAACGAAGAGGGTTTGTTAGCAGAGGTGCTCGGATACGAAACCAAGGAGGTTGCCAAAGAGGCCCACGGCGCCGAGATAGATACCTATGCAGGGCATCATCTTATAGATTTTACAGCGGGCATTGCCGTGCATGCATGTGGGCACACGCACCCCGAAATCGCGCGGGCCATTAGCGCCCAAACCCATCGGGTACTTCATGTGTCGGATACCATGCGTCATGCCCCTCAGCTGGAGCTTGCCGACTGGATGCGCCGCCTTCTCAATCGCCTGCTTCCCGGCCCCTCACCTTGGACGTTTCTTTTCATGAACAGCGGCAGCGAGTCCATTGATGCTGCCGCCAAGCTTGCGCTGAAGGTGACCAAGCGTAGCGAGTTTCTCGCATTTGCCGGCGCGTTTCATGGTCGTACCCTCTTTGCCACCGCGCTCTCCTACTCCAAAATGGCCCATCGCACTCCCTATATGGGGCTACTCTCCTCACTTCGCGAACATATCTTTCATCTACCTGCACCACGATGTCAAAGCTGTTTCATCGGCCAAAAACGTGCCTGCTGCTGCCTCGAATCGCTTGAACAGCTACTGGAGGAGCGTAAAGAACGGATCGCCGCCCTCTTCTTTGAACCTCTCCAAGGCGAAGGCGGCTACGTGCCCCTAGACCCTCGCATGGCACAACAGATGCAAGCGCTTTTGCGCAAGCACCATGTGCTGCTGATAGCCGATGAGATTCAGACCGGTTGGGGTCGCACAGGAAAGTGGTTTGGTTTGGAGCATTTAGGGGTAGAGCCCGATATCCTCGTTTTCGGTAAGGCCGTAGGTGGAGGGTTACCTTTGGCCGGCTTGGCCGCACGCAAGACGCTAATGGATCAATGGGAGCCTGGCGAGCACGGAACCACCTTCGGAGGCAACCCAGTGGCCTGCGCGGCTGGTTTGGCTACCCTGCGCATCATCGAGCGCGAGGGTCTGGTGGAGCGCGCTGCAAAACTCGGAGGGGCCGTTCAACAGCGTCTTCGCCCCTTCGTCGGTGCTTACGGGGTGGCTGATGTGCGCGGCTGGGGCCTTATGATAGGAATCGAGTTCCGCGACGCACAGGGGCAACCGGCCTACGCACGTTGTGAGCAGATCAAGCAGAGGGCGCGGGAAAAAGGTCTCCTGTTACTTACCTGTGGTGCACGCATAGGAGATCCGTCCGTAGATAATGCCACTCTGCGCCTCATCCCACCGCTGAACATCCCGGAGGAGACGCTTTGGAGGGGTCTGGACATCCTGCTTGAGGTTATTCGCGAGACGGCTTAG
- a CDS encoding tetratricopeptide repeat protein, with amino-acid sequence MCSQTVFRAASRPGRRAVALWGHLLAGLFLLFASLTGAKADIKITFDLKDGDHISDVTRIVAHVSSPNLITEVDFYVDGQERAKATSVPYEFLWDTIPDKEGPHTLKVTATDIDGNTASATLQLVIDNHLDEGATALAQKADQALTGGDLDTARRYSRRALKADPNNVLAARVLAKIYAQTGDYEKAEQLLAGLKNIDSSSEAMLDLASYRMRIALATGADEQHAVDEIRAALALQHKAADLAVEAVRANKTSTPLALGDALLNAGHYQEAVDTYKPLASGDKAPVEAVNRLALAYIYTEQYREASSLLKILEIEHRADAVSHAVAGLLLVRLHYPERALTLLKPDMDQPSAAELIVASWANLQLGNRREANDLAQKAASMLPESGDATYLLAMTSPDLGIADRASANALSLAPFQPGPYLDYGVRKALQLKEHLFNMGVDLCDLALQSDPKCPSAFILKALLLTELAQPQKAFIILSKLNADMPAAPDVLLAFSAYYLAQKNAAEAQRLFELATKTAPPTMNLQLPLDPLPTIELLFRRTGYDAVPFLNLATLYPPPPATAMP; translated from the coding sequence ATGTGCTCACAAACGGTTTTTAGAGCTGCTTCCAGACCAGGCCGCCGTGCGGTTGCGCTTTGGGGGCATCTGCTGGCCGGTCTTTTTCTCCTGTTTGCGTCGTTGACAGGGGCCAAGGCCGACATCAAGATAACTTTTGACCTTAAAGATGGTGACCATATCAGCGATGTCACGCGCATTGTGGCCCATGTGTCTAGTCCTAATCTGATCACAGAGGTGGACTTTTACGTGGATGGGCAGGAGAGAGCGAAAGCGACGAGCGTGCCTTACGAGTTTCTTTGGGACACCATTCCCGATAAAGAGGGGCCTCATACCTTAAAAGTCACTGCAACGGATATTGACGGTAATACGGCCTCGGCCACGCTGCAGCTCGTTATTGACAACCATTTAGATGAGGGCGCTACGGCGTTGGCCCAAAAGGCCGACCAGGCTTTAACCGGCGGCGACCTCGATACTGCCCGTCGCTATAGCCGACGCGCCCTGAAAGCCGACCCGAATAACGTGTTAGCGGCACGTGTGCTCGCTAAGATCTACGCGCAGACAGGAGACTATGAGAAAGCAGAACAACTTTTGGCCGGTCTGAAAAATATTGACAGCAGCAGTGAGGCGATGTTAGATCTTGCCTCCTATCGCATGCGGATCGCTCTCGCTACAGGGGCGGATGAGCAGCACGCCGTAGATGAAATTCGAGCGGCTCTTGCGCTTCAGCACAAGGCTGCCGATCTCGCTGTGGAGGCCGTGCGTGCCAACAAGACCAGCACTCCACTAGCTCTAGGCGATGCTCTGCTAAATGCAGGGCACTATCAAGAGGCCGTAGACACCTATAAACCGCTTGCCTCCGGCGATAAAGCCCCCGTTGAAGCGGTGAACCGTCTTGCATTGGCCTATATTTACACGGAACAGTACCGGGAGGCATCCAGCTTATTGAAAATACTGGAGATCGAGCATCGTGCAGATGCGGTATCGCATGCGGTGGCTGGCCTATTACTCGTGCGCTTGCACTATCCCGAACGCGCTTTAACCCTCCTAAAACCCGACATGGATCAGCCCTCGGCTGCAGAGCTGATCGTGGCCTCATGGGCAAACCTGCAGCTTGGAAATCGTCGCGAGGCCAACGATCTCGCGCAGAAGGCGGCCTCTATGCTGCCCGAATCGGGAGATGCCACCTACTTGCTGGCGATGACCTCACCAGACTTGGGCATTGCGGATAGAGCGAGCGCCAATGCGCTTTCTTTGGCTCCCTTCCAGCCAGGTCCCTATCTCGATTATGGGGTGCGCAAGGCCTTGCAGCTTAAAGAACACCTGTTCAATATGGGAGTAGACCTTTGCGATTTAGCTCTGCAGAGCGATCCAAAGTGTCCGAGCGCTTTCATTCTCAAGGCCCTTCTGCTTACCGAGCTGGCGCAGCCGCAAAAAGCTTTCATCATTCTTTCCAAATTGAATGCGGATATGCCCGCCGCTCCAGATGTGTTATTGGCTTTCTCGGCCTACTATCTAGCTCAAAAGAACGCGGCAGAGGCACAGCGCCTTTTTGAACTTGCAACGAAAACAGCTCCTCCAACAATGAACCTGCAGCTGCCACTAGATCCTCTGCCAACAATCGAGTTGCTGTTTCGGAGAACGGGTTACGACGCCGTGCCGTTTCTTAACCTTGCGACGCTCTACCCACCGCCACCGGCGACGGCTATGCCTTAG
- the mqnC gene encoding cyclic dehypoxanthinyl futalosine synthase — protein sequence MPTLQSIAPLSIEHIADKVYAGERLTAEEGLWLFHYPCLPELAHLANVVRERLHPATNHIVTYIVGRNINYTNVCWVRCKFCAFYRVPGHEEGYVLTKEQIFEKIQQMVDLGGIEILMQGGLNPKLKLEWYEDLLASIKARFGAYGVIIHAFSPAELIYIAKISKISLAELFQRLKAAGLDSVPGGGAEILTDRVREIIAPYKDTADEWINCMREAHKAGLRTTATMMYGSVETYEDRIEHLLRVRELQDETGGFTAFIPWSFQPEGTELPMERASAFDYLRTVAVSRLMLDNVPHMQASWVTQGPKIAQIALRYGLNDFGSTMMEENVVSAAGCVFTLPIEEIERLIRAAGYEPMRRTTQYQLLPLGVPEGSPLLANRA from the coding sequence ATGCCAACCCTGCAATCCATCGCGCCTCTTTCTATAGAGCACATTGCCGATAAGGTCTACGCTGGAGAGCGTCTGACGGCAGAGGAAGGCCTTTGGCTTTTCCACTATCCCTGTCTGCCCGAACTCGCTCATCTAGCCAACGTGGTTCGTGAGCGCCTGCATCCCGCCACCAATCATATCGTTACCTACATCGTCGGACGCAATATCAACTACACCAACGTCTGTTGGGTTCGTTGCAAGTTCTGTGCCTTCTATAGGGTACCTGGTCATGAAGAGGGGTACGTGCTTACGAAAGAGCAGATTTTCGAGAAAATCCAGCAGATGGTGGATTTAGGTGGCATCGAAATCCTCATGCAGGGTGGGCTCAACCCAAAGCTGAAACTAGAGTGGTACGAAGATCTCTTAGCCAGTATTAAGGCGCGTTTTGGTGCCTATGGTGTGATCATACATGCTTTCTCTCCCGCCGAGCTTATCTATATCGCGAAAATTAGCAAAATCTCTCTTGCTGAGCTCTTTCAACGGCTTAAAGCCGCAGGGCTCGATAGTGTGCCGGGAGGCGGAGCCGAGATCCTGACCGATCGCGTGCGTGAGATCATTGCGCCCTATAAGGACACGGCGGACGAGTGGATAAACTGTATGCGGGAGGCTCATAAAGCCGGCCTACGCACGACGGCCACTATGATGTACGGCTCGGTAGAGACCTATGAGGATCGCATTGAGCATCTGCTGCGTGTACGTGAGCTGCAAGATGAAACGGGGGGCTTTACGGCTTTTATTCCTTGGTCGTTCCAACCGGAGGGAACGGAGCTGCCGATGGAGCGTGCTTCCGCCTTCGACTATCTGCGTACGGTGGCCGTCTCACGGCTTATGCTCGATAATGTGCCCCATATGCAGGCCTCATGGGTTACCCAAGGGCCGAAGATCGCCCAGATCGCGCTGCGCTATGGCCTCAACGATTTCGGCAGCACCATGATGGAAGAGAATGTGGTCTCGGCTGCCGGCTGCGTGTTTACCCTGCCGATTGAGGAGATAGAGCGCTTGATTCGGGCTGCAGGTTACGAACCGATGCGTCGCACCACACAGTACCAACTTTTACCGCTAGGTGTGCCAGAGGGGTCTCCTTTGCTTGCAAACAGGGCTTAA
- a CDS encoding chemotaxis protein CheA, whose product MNEEMRSFLQVFLQEANEQIELLEQDILKLEQEASSELLQEIFRAAHTLKGAARAMGYQAMGDLTHAMEDLFDLLRNRQIEVTPELVDVLFQGLDALKVMLIEIADTGTTQHETSALTAQLRAVAHCQDPTMNASPSQTTEGEELALSESTLEACQQALATGHALYRIDVSLAPDSMLKSVRALMVLQGLEAVGAVLHTWPDEAALEEERFGTSFTVLVATTQPVEKLRAEVERISEVVGVNIVPWMPPASTKPQTAANVEPTGLHETEVQAASKEELSKEKGQQTTSAPQPQTIRVDVNRLDNLMNLIGELVIDRTRIAQLCAQIEHQLGNDATMEHLQEVAIHIARITDQLQDEVMKARMLPIENVFNRFPRMMRDLAKRLNKEFQFEIEGKETELDRSVIEAIGDPLIHMLRNSVDHGIEPPEERERLGKPRAGTVWLRARHQENHIIIEVEDDGRGIDPTKMREAAVQKGLMSREAAQRLSDREAIALIFTPGFSTAQQVSDVSGRGVGMDIVRSNLQRLGATIDIESWVGKGTRFCIRLPLTLAIIRSLLVRVGEAVYAIPLNSVAETLRVDLQNVRSVRRQPTILLRGETLRLAHLQNLLPAHTAQSNKTLAVVRSECKHKPEKQALNVVVVGLERDRIGLIVDRFIGEQEIVIKTLGKFIGDVQGVSGATILGDGRMALILDVEGILNLANHQRGVKAHAA is encoded by the coding sequence ATGAACGAGGAGATGCGTTCGTTTCTTCAGGTGTTCCTGCAGGAGGCCAACGAGCAGATCGAGCTTTTGGAACAGGACATCCTAAAACTTGAGCAGGAGGCCTCATCGGAGCTGCTGCAGGAGATATTTCGGGCCGCACATACCCTGAAAGGCGCGGCGCGTGCTATGGGCTATCAGGCCATGGGCGATCTGACGCACGCGATGGAAGACCTCTTCGATCTGCTGAGAAACCGGCAAATCGAGGTGACACCTGAGCTCGTTGATGTGCTCTTTCAAGGGCTTGACGCCCTCAAAGTCATGCTGATCGAGATAGCCGATACGGGAACAACACAGCATGAGACATCGGCGCTCACAGCCCAACTGCGCGCTGTGGCCCATTGCCAAGACCCTACTATGAACGCCTCTCCCTCCCAAACCACCGAAGGGGAGGAGCTCGCTCTTTCCGAAAGCACCTTGGAGGCGTGCCAACAAGCGCTTGCCACCGGCCATGCGCTCTATCGTATAGACGTTTCTCTCGCCCCCGACTCCATGTTGAAGTCGGTAAGGGCGCTGATGGTACTGCAAGGGCTGGAGGCTGTGGGAGCGGTCTTACATACCTGGCCAGATGAAGCCGCTTTGGAGGAAGAACGCTTTGGGACAAGCTTCACCGTTCTTGTTGCCACGACTCAACCTGTGGAAAAGCTGCGCGCTGAAGTGGAGCGCATTAGCGAAGTGGTCGGTGTAAACATAGTGCCATGGATGCCGCCAGCCTCTACGAAGCCGCAAACAGCCGCGAACGTAGAGCCCACAGGCCTTCATGAAACAGAGGTCCAAGCGGCTTCTAAGGAAGAGCTGTCAAAAGAGAAAGGCCAACAAACAACATCAGCCCCTCAACCTCAGACCATTCGGGTAGATGTAAACCGTCTAGATAACCTGATGAACCTCATCGGGGAGCTTGTCATTGACCGCACGCGTATTGCCCAACTCTGCGCTCAAATCGAGCATCAGCTAGGGAACGATGCCACGATGGAGCATCTCCAGGAGGTCGCCATACATATTGCCCGCATCACCGATCAGCTCCAAGATGAGGTGATGAAAGCGCGCATGCTGCCGATCGAGAATGTGTTCAACCGCTTTCCACGGATGATGCGCGACCTTGCCAAGCGTCTCAACAAAGAGTTTCAGTTCGAGATCGAAGGCAAAGAGACCGAGCTCGATCGCTCCGTCATTGAAGCCATCGGAGACCCCCTCATTCACATGCTGCGCAACAGCGTTGACCACGGCATCGAGCCGCCAGAAGAACGAGAGCGATTAGGGAAACCCCGCGCTGGTACGGTATGGTTGCGCGCTCGACATCAAGAGAACCACATTATTATAGAAGTAGAGGACGATGGCCGCGGCATAGACCCCACCAAGATGCGCGAGGCTGCCGTTCAAAAAGGGCTGATGTCTCGCGAGGCCGCTCAGCGCCTCTCCGATCGCGAGGCCATCGCTCTCATCTTTACCCCCGGCTTTTCCACCGCGCAGCAGGTATCGGATGTATCGGGTCGAGGGGTAGGTATGGACATCGTACGCAGCAATCTACAGCGCCTAGGAGCCACCATAGACATCGAAAGCTGGGTGGGCAAAGGCACACGCTTCTGCATCCGCCTGCCGCTTACTTTAGCCATTATCCGCAGCCTATTGGTGCGCGTAGGAGAGGCCGTGTATGCTATCCCGCTCAACTCGGTAGCTGAAACCCTGCGAGTTGACCTCCAAAACGTGCGCTCGGTGCGTCGCCAGCCTACCATTCTCCTGCGTGGGGAGACGTTGCGTCTGGCTCATCTTCAAAACCTTCTGCCCGCTCATACAGCTCAATCCAACAAAACCCTTGCCGTTGTGAGATCGGAATGCAAGCACAAACCGGAGAAGCAAGCTTTGAATGTGGTTGTCGTGGGTTTGGAACGCGATCGGATCGGTCTCATTGTGGACCGCTTTATCGGGGAACAAGAGATCGTGATAAAAACGCTTGGCAAGTTCATTGGAGATGTTCAAGGAGTGTCCGGCGCCACCATTTTAGGGGATGGACGCATGGCCCTTATTCTTGACGTTGAGGGCATTCTGAACCTTGCTAACCATCAGAGAGGAGTGAAAGCACATGCCGCCTGA